Part of the Kamptonema formosum PCC 6407 genome, GCCAGAGGTTAACACTAAAAATTTGTTCGGAACCGGCACTGGTGGGGCGACGCACCTGCACCTGGCGAATATCCGCTTGAGGCTTGAGGCCTCCAGCTAGCTGAATTGCCCGCGTTACTGTTGGCAGTCCTTGGACGCTTTGGGCGGATAAGGTATCTCCTCCGACTACGACATATCTCCCTGGGCGAGTTACCTCTCCTACCACTGCTACTGTACGAGCTTGACTAGGAGGAGGAGCAAAGGTAGAAATGGCGATTTGACGGGCTTCTGCTAGATTGACTGCTGGTGCTGTAGGTATGAAAATCGCATCTCCATCCCGCAAGGTGATGTCCGCAGATACGGTGCCAGTCTGTAAGTATTGCCATAGGTCAAAGGTTATGACTTGCGCTTGACCAACTCCCCCCGCTCGTCGCCGCACTTCTACTCGCCGAATGTCGGCAATTTGGGTCACGCCCTGAGCTCGTTCAATCGCCTGTACTAAAGTGGGAAATTGGACGGAAGGAACATTACCCGCTCCTGAACTTAAGGGAATACTATAGGAGCCTGGGCGGTTGACTTCTCCTGAAATCCAGACGTTGAGGGGTCGCGTCGCTTGCAAGCTAACTGTAATCTGGGGGCGTTTGAGAACCGGGGCGTAGGCATTAGAAATGGCAGTTGTTGCTTCCTCAAGGGTTAGCCCCTGGATGGAAATACTGCCAATTAGGGGTAACTGGATCACGCCACCTGCCGGAATTTGGTAGTTGCCGCTGAGTTGGGGCAAGTCGAAAATATCGACGCGAATGTTGTCTCCGCCTCCTAAAGTGTAAGTTCCCGTTGCGTTCGAGGAGTTGGCTCCCGAAGGAGGGGGAGCGGCATTCTGTGCAATTTGCTCTTGGGCGACCGTTGGCTGTGGGGAAGCGACACCTGCGATCGCTAACAGGCTCAGACCGGTCAAGAGGGGGACGATTTGTCTGGGCAAACTTGCGTTCGCAATATACAACGTAATTTGCTTCATGATTTTAATCTAACCTAGTGGGCGAAAAACTGCCAAACTGTGGGTTCTCACTAGAAGGCAAAAGGTACCGGGCCTTAGTCAGAAGGAAATATACTTAAGTCATCTGCTCGCTAGATCTGGCAGTTTTGAGAAAGCTTGACTATATTTAAAGACAGACCTGCTCCTAGTTTATTTTTGCTAGACAGTAAATAAAAAGAAATATTTAAGGTCGGTACTACAAATGAAAGAAATTCTCCGCGATCCTCTATTTTTATTAATTATTATAGCGATCGCTCTCATTGTACTGATATTAATTTATCAAGCAGTAGCCAAGAACAAAAAAATCGGGTTAAATCTGGAAAAAATCATTGCTGGCATATTTTTATTTGCGATTTCAGGAGCGTCAGGTGCAGGAGTGATGCCTTTTACTAAGTTGCACCCGCTCGTGATGGCAACGGATCGGACTACACCTCCCACCATCATCGGACAGATCGGAATCTATGCTGCTTTTCTATTCGTATTATTTCCTCGACTGCGCTCTACTCTGAAAGATTATTTAAAAGCGTTCTTAATGACGATGAGTAGCGATCCGTCGTTAGCAATACTTTTATTTATGATCTTATTTTCACTTTTGTGGTCAGATACGAGTGATGTCAGCTTCAAAAATAGTTTAGTGATTTTAGAAGTAACAGTTATCGCTATTTACATAGGAAAGCAATATAGTTGGCAAGAGCTATATCCTTGGTGGCGTGTGGTCAACTTATGTGTTCTGTTGTGGAGCCTGTTGAAAACCAATGCGGATGAGGCTGGATGCTGGAATGGAATACTGGGTCACAAGAACCAGTTTTCATTTTTTATGGCTCAAACAGCGGTTTTATGGTTTTTATTTGCCTTTTATTCACCGAAAAATCGGCGTTTGGCGATTGTTTTTGGTTTGTTGGCTTCCTTGGCAGTCCAAAAAGGGTGTAGCGGAGCAAGCAGAATCTTGGTTATTATCTTATTAGGCCTTTGGTTTTATCTCAGTGTCATCAAAAAATTGCCGGTGCAGTGGGCTGTGATTTCAGTCATACTTTTCCTAATCATCAGCATTTGTCTGGCAATTGTGGTGATTAATAATCTGGAGGCGATCGTTGTTGATGGTCTTAAAAAAGATATGACATTGACGGGGCGAACGGAATTTTGGCCGCAAATCGTAGATAAAATTAACGAGCGTCCCCTTCTGGGGTTTGGAGTTGCTGGTTTTTGGCAACCTTGGCGGGGTTTGGAAAATCCAGCCCACAGTATTATCATCGTTAAAAGCCAATTTGTCCCCCCTCATTCTCACAATGGCTTTTTAGATTTAGCCTGTGATTTAGGTTGGGGAGGATTGATATTATTTATGTTTTCATTTTTAAACAATCTTATCAAAGGAGTCGTATATTTAACTCGCACGCAACTTCCCGAAGCAGGCTTGCCTCTTTTCATCTTGACCTATACACTAATGACAAACCTTACGGAAACAGGTCTTTTTGGGACAACCAGCATTTGGTTTTGGTACATTGTCATGTCAGTCCGCCTGAGTCGAGATATTTCAGTAAAGACTTAAACGAAAAGAGAATTTTTTGAAAAATCACCTGCTTTGTAACGAATTGAAAACTTATGATATTAGACAAGCTCTTTGCGTTTATAGATCAGCTCAGCCCAGGACTACGTAAGGTGATTGCCAACACAACTTGGCTGTTTGCTGACAAGATATTGCAGCTAGGTCTGGGTTTGCTAGTAGGGTTGTGGGTTGCTCGTTACCTACAACCGGAGAGATTTGGTTTGCTCAATTATGCGATGGCGACAGCAGGGCTGTTTGCTCCCATTGCCAGCCTTGGGTTGGGTTCGATCGTGATTCGCGATCTATCTCGGAATTCGTCTAATAAGGAAGAAATTCTAGGTACAGTTTTTGTCCTCAAAAACATTGGTGGCTTGATAGCTTTGTCATTAACCATCGTCACAGTAATTTTTCTAAATCCTACCGAACCCTATACTCAATTGTTAGTAGGAATAACAGCATTAGTAACTCTGTTTCAGCCTTTTGAAACCATCGACTTTTGGTTCCAATCGCAAGTGCAATCAAAATATACCGTTTTGTCTACGAATGCGGCTTATTTGATTATGAGTGTTGTTAAAGTTATCCTCATTAATCTCCGAGCTTCATTGCTCGCATTTTCTTGGATATTTAGTGCTGAATATGCTTTAAGGGCTGTGGGCTTTGTGATTGTTTATGAAGCAAATGGGAATCAGATATTAAGATGGCAATTTAACCGCAAGCTTGCTCTGGAATTGCTCAAGCAAAGCTGGCCGATGATTTTATCCGACTTCATGATCTTTATTTATATGCAGATCGATCAGATCATGATGAAACAACTTAGTAGCGCGGAAGAATTAGGACTGTATGCAGCAGCCGTCAAAGTTTCTGGACTCTGGTATTTTGTGCCTATGGCTATAGTTGGCTCTGTTTTCCCATCGGTTGTTAAAGCTAAAGACATTAGTGAAACTCTTTATACAGAGCGCCTGCAAAAACTTTTATATTTAATGTCTTTAATATCTTATGCAGTTGCAATTCCTGTAATGCTGCTTGCACAGCCGATAGTGATTCTTTTATATGGAAAAAACTATCTTGGTGCTGCCCCCTCTTTAGCGGTTCTGATTTGGGCTGGGCTGTTTGTCTGCTTAGGAATCGCCAGAAGTACATGGCTAATTACAGAAGGATTCTTAAATCTTTCAGCCGCGACAACCGCTGTGGGCGCAGTTGTTAATATTATATTAAACTTTATTTTAATTCCCCGCTATGGTGGTTTGGGAGCAGGGATTGCTACTCTGATTGCACAGATGTCAGCTTCTTATTTAGCCCACGCACTTTACCCGAAAACTAGAAAGATGTTTTGGATGCAAACGAAGGCAATTTTTCTAGTAGATATTATCAAGAAAATAGGTCAATTATCTGCGAGGAGATAAACGGATTTTTGTCAATACATTAAAAGTTAGGAAGTTAGGAAGTTAGGAAGTTACGAAATGAAGAATAATCAGCTAGATATCAAGGTGTAATTTTGCATCGCTCTCATTTGGGCGGTCAAGTCACCGCCAAGATGGTTGTGTTACGGATACTTTTGTGCAAGTCCTGAATGAGTTTTATGAACTTCACAAAATGCAACATAAAGATATTGTAAATTTAATCTACGCTAGCACGTCTAAGCCAATTTGCAGACTATAATTAGAATAATCTTTACTCTCAACCGAGAGCAAGTGATGCCAATCAGTAGGAGTAGATACTTAAAAGGTAAAATAAATATGACTCAAAAGCAGGCTTCCTGAGTATTTTTGCTTTTGCCTTCTGTCTGCTACTGATGACCGAAACAAGTGCGGTAGATTCCGAGAACAATCCATTCTGCGGACACAGAAAGCGCCAACTACAAAGCCTAAAATTGGTCTGAGTCAGTCTTGCCGATACTAAACTATAAGTAGAGTCCAAGTAATGTCCAATTACCAAATTCAAACACCAGTTGCTTTTATTATCTTCAAACGTCCAGATACAACGGCCAAAGTATTTGAAGTAATTCGTCAGATCAAACCTCCTAAATTGTTAGTTGTGGCTGATGGCCCCCGTGCAGATAGACCAGGAGAAGATAAAGAATGCGCTGCGGTTAGGGCTATTATCGATCGAGTAGATTGGGACTGTGAAGTATTGAAAAATTATGCAGATACTAATTTAGGTTGTCGGCAGCGTGTTGCTAGCGGCATAGATTGGATATTTGATACAGTTGAAGAGGCAATTATTATCGAAGATGATTGTCTGCCCGATCCTACATTTTTCCGCTTTGCTGAAGAATTGCTGGAACGCTATCGATACGATCAAAGAGTGATGTCCATTTCTGGTCAAAATGTTCAATTTGGGCGACAGCGAACAGACTATAGCTATTACTTTTCTTGCTATACTCACTGCTGGAGTTGGGCGAGTTGGAGACGAGCTTGGAAACACTACGATTTAGATATGAAGTTGTGGCCAGAAATTCGCGATGGCAATTTTTTAACAGATATTCTCAAAGATCCCCGCGCGGTGAGAGTGTGGACAAATGCTTTCCAACTCTGTTACGAAGGAAAACTAAATACCTGGGATTTTCAATGGGCATTTGCTAGTTTCATTCAAAATGGATTGAACATTATTTCTCAAACCAATTTAGTGTCTAACATTGGTCATGGGGCGGGTGGTACTCATACACCAGATGTTGACAGTCCTTATAATAATATGCCTACAGAACCTCTAGAATTTCCTCTGAAGCATCCTCCCTTTTTGATTCGGGATACCCAAGCAGATAATTTCACCCAAAATACTTTATACGATTACGATCCACCGATGATTAGAAAAGTGCAATACAAACTGAATCAACTCTTAAAAATCAAGGCAATTGCAGTTAATGGCAAGCGTTTATGAAAGTATTACTTCTCAGTTATTCTGATAGAGAAGGGGGTGCAGCCCGTGCAACTTATCGGCTGCATCAAGGTTTAGAACATCTAGGGCTAAGTTCCCAAATCCTTGTACAAAATAAAAGCAGCGACGATCCCAATGTCATTGCGATTAAAGGGAAGCTAGCTCATAAATTTGAAGAAATCAGTTCGACACTCTATAACTTACCTTTGCGGCTGTATTCACACCGCAATTCGGCAATATTTTCTACCCAGTGGCTGCCCGATTCTCTACCTGCGAAAGTGGGTGAAATAGCACCGGATATTATTAATTTACACTGGACTTGTAATGGATTTCTGCAAATAGAAAGTCTGCCTAAGTTTAATAAGCCCATAGTTTGGACGCTCCATGATATGTGGAGTTTTACAGGCGGGTGTCACTATACGGAAGATTGCGATCGCTATACTCAATCTTGCGGTAGTTGCCCGCAACTGCATAGCAGCAAAGACTTCGATCTATCCCGCTGGGTATGGCAACGAAAAGCGAAAGCTTGGAAAAATTTAAGCCTTTGTCTAGTTAGTCCCAGCCAGTGGTTAGCAAAATGCGCCAGTGAAAGCTCCCTTTTCAAAGGGTATAGAATAGAAGTTATCCCCAATGGGCTTGACACTCAAACTTTCAAGCCTATTAACCGCCTACAGGCACGAACCATCTTAAATTTACCTCAAGACAAACAACTAATATTATTTGGAGCTATGCAGGGAACAGGCGATCGCTGGAAGGGATTTTCCTTACTTCAGTCAGCAATTAAAGAGTTAAGTCAATCTCACAACCCAGAAGAATTGGAACTCATAGTTTTCGGTGCATCAAAACCTACCGAACAGTCCGAGCTCGGTTTTAAGGTACGCTATCTAGGCAAATTGTACGACGATAGTACCTTAGCCCTTGCCTATTCAGCGGCTGATGTGATGGTAGTGCCTTCAGTGTATGAAGCATTTGGTCAAACCGCCTCAGAATCACTCGCCTGCGGCACTCCCGTCGTTGCCTTTAATGCCACAGGCTTAAAAGATATCGTCGATCATCAACAAAATGGTTACTTAGCCCAACCTTACAAAAGCGAAGATTTAGCCCAAGGTATTACGTGGGTATTAGAAAACCCAGAAAGACATCAAAAACTTGGCGCTAACGGCCGTCAAAAAGCTGAGCGAGAATTTAGCGAAGAATTACAAGCAAGTCGATATCTATCTATTTTTAAAGAATTATTACCATCTAATTCGATCTCAGATTTGAGTGGGAATATAATCTCTCTTTTGTGAAGCTAATCTAAAATCAAGTCAACAAATTATTGAAGGTTAAGGTCTAATATGCTGAGAGTTGTCTACGACCATCAAGTTTTTAGCTGGCAGAAATATGGTGGTATTTCCAGATATATATATGAGCTAGCAACTCAGCTCGCTCAATCTGAGAATATAGAGGTGAGGATTTTAGCGATTGCTTATGTCAACGAGTATTTGAAAAATTATAAATCCAACAATAAATCGAACTTAATTGTTGGATTTCCTATTCCTGATACTCGGAGAAAAAAAATCTATGAATTAGTTGAAAAATTCAATCACGAGTTGTCCGTAATTTGGCTGAAAAAATATCCTTACGATATTTTACACAAAACTTATTACAGTTCTGAAAATCTCGTAACAGATCCGCGAGTGAAAGTGGTAGTTACGGTTCACGACATGATCCACGAAAAGTTCAGTCAGTTTTTCAATAGCAAAAAAATCTTTAATACCCAAGAAGATCCAACAGCTTTGGTAAAAAAAGAAGCTGTGCAGCAAGCCGATAGAATTATTTGTGTTTCGGAAAACACCAAAAAAGATTTAATAGAAATCTTAAATGTAGAACCGAGCAAGATATCTGTAGTCTATCACGGCTACTCCTTAAATACCTATGCTAGCGATACTGTTGCTCCCAAAATCCCTCATCCCTATATTTTATACGTAGGAGAAAGAGGAACTTACAAAAACTTTAAAACTCTATTGCAAGCCTATGCTAGTTCCAGTCAATTACGAAATAATTTTCAGCTCATATGCTTTGGAAGTCGTGTATTTTCTAGTGAAGAAATCAATAATATTAGCGAACTTGGACTTCCAAAAGGTAAAGTGATTCATGTTTCAGGAGATGACAAATTTCTGGCAAGTTTATATCAAAATGCTGCACTTTTTGTTTATCCTTCGCTTTACGAAGGGTTTGGGATGCCGCTGTTAGAGGCAATGGCACTTAAATGTCCGGTTGCTTGCAGTAATACAAGTTCTATGCCTGAAGTAGTCGGAGAAGCAGCCGAATTATTTGACCCGCATCAACCTGATAATATTGCTGAAGCTATGGAAAAAGTTTTGTTTGCAACGGAGACAACTGAAAAATTAATCCAACTCGGCACAGAAAGAATCAAGCTTTTCTCTTGGGAGAATTGTGCGGAACAAACCAAACAAGTTTACTTATCTCTGTTATAATTTTATTGAGTGATGTACGGGAGGAAAATAGATGGATCGTTTTCACTTAGTAGTTTTTAATTACGAACGAATTTCCCTGTTTTTAGACAATTTTGACAAAATCAGGAACTTCGATCCAGAGCAAGATAAAATTTATATCTTAGACTGCTCTTCTAATCATAAAAAAGAACAAGAAAAAGTGGCCTTTTTCTTACAAGAAAAATGCTGGGAGTTCAACAAACAAGTTCATTACATAGTTAGAAGAAATTGGGGAATTGACCAAGGTGCTAGAATAGACTACTTTGGTTTATTAATAGATAATTACTTTGATTCTCCGCCTAAATATATCTGGCAGTTTCAGGAACACTATCTCGATTTGACATCTCCTGCTAGTAGATATCCCCTAGAATTCCCCACAATTGGAGGTCAAATTAAAGCTGACGTAAGTCCAGATAACCTGATTGTAGATTTAGATGAATGTGAGAAAATTTATGAGCAAGACCCCGCCGTTACAATGCTTTATGCGGCTCGCTTAAAAATGATATTATTTTCCCACACAGATAGCAGAGAATGGTTTTACGCTAACGGAGGAAACTATTTTATCCGAACATCTTACGTACTGCAAGTCTACAATCATAATCTTTTGGATAGCTACAAAATGATTTTCGATGGCAAGTCAGATTGGACTTTGTTCGTGGAAATGGATCAAGGCTATCGATTAACACAAAAAGGAGTAAAATGGTATGACTTAGTAAGTGGCTACAGTTTTGACCTGCCGCAGACCTTAAGAAATTTGGAAACAGCCAACAATATCGTTCTGCAACAAGATAAAGAACATAATCACGAAGATTATTATAGTCCCTTATACGATCGATATCAACAACGTTGCTTAAAAGCTTTAAATACTTCCCCCTGGCTCAGAAAAATTTTAATTACAAAGGCTTTTCTTATAGATAGCCTCAAGATAACATTGAGGAAGATCAAACGCACCTTACTCCCGCGTCAATCACAAAAGGTAACAGTTCTTAGAGAAGGAAAGCTCAAAAAACTTTGACGATATTATGGAAGAATCAGCTAATTTAGAAAACATGAACACTACTAGAATTTCAGTCCTTCTAACTTGCTTCAACCGCAAACAAAAAACCTTGGCTTGCTTAGAGGCCTTGTTCAACCAAAATCTACCCGCCGATGTTAGCCTCACCACCTATTTAGTAGATGATGCTAGCACTGATGGTACGGCGGAGGTTGTCAGTGAAACTTATCCTCAAGTCAAGATTTTTCATGGTGATGGCAACTTATTTTGGAACGGTGGAATGCGCTTTGCTTTTACTGAAGCCATGAAAGACGATCCCGATTACTACCTCTGGCTCAATGACGATACCATCTTATATCCAGAAGCCGTCAGTACCTTGTTAGCAACGAGCAAGGAACTATTAGAACGAGGAGAAACCAAAGCAATTGTATCGGGTTCAACCTGCGATCCCCAAACAGGTAAAACTACTTACGGCGGCGTTGTGCGAGATAACTTCTTACTCCCTTTTCGATATCGCGTTCTAGAACCGGCTCAAGAAGTTCAAAGTTGTGGAACCATACATGGTAATTGCGTCCTAATTCCTCGCAACGTTGCTCAAATTGTCGGCAATCTCGATCCTGCCTTTGTCCACTACATAGCTGACTGGGACTATGGCTTGCGAGCGAAGCAAAAAGGATGTACAGTTTGGATTGCAAAGGGTCATCTAGCAACTTGCTCTCTAAATCCGCAAGTGACACAAACTGCGGCATCAAATCTGACGGAAGGCTTGCAAAAAATGAGTACACCTAAAGGTTTAGCCTTTAAAGATGCGACTCTGCAACCTGCTAGTGAGTGGAAAGTATTTACTCAGCGCCACGGAGGTTTGTTCTGGCCAATTTATTGG contains:
- a CDS encoding SLBB domain-containing protein, which codes for MKQITLYIANASLPRQIVPLLTGLSLLAIAGVASPQPTVAQEQIAQNAAPPPSGANSSNATGTYTLGGGDNIRVDIFDLPQLSGNYQIPAGGVIQLPLIGSISIQGLTLEEATTAISNAYAPVLKRPQITVSLQATRPLNVWISGEVNRPGSYSIPLSSGAGNVPSVQFPTLVQAIERAQGVTQIADIRRVEVRRRAGGVGQAQVITFDLWQYLQTGTVSADITLRDGDAIFIPTAPAVNLAEARQIAISTFAPPPSQARTVAVVGEVTRPGRYVVVGGDTLSAQSVQGLPTVTRAIQLAGGLKPQADIRQVQVRRPTSAGSEQIFSVNLWQLLESGDVNQDTILQDGDTIIIPTAAEINPAEISAIADASFSPAKIQINVVGEIVRPGLVEVPTNTSLNQALMAAGGFNSSRAKKSSVELLRLNFDGTVSRRIIQLDFTQGINEQTNPLVRNQDIIVVRRSATAGVVDTVNLILNPTAALLAVPSTGNALLSLLNSLGLIRLPK
- a CDS encoding O-antigen ligase family protein is translated as MKEILRDPLFLLIIIAIALIVLILIYQAVAKNKKIGLNLEKIIAGIFLFAISGASGAGVMPFTKLHPLVMATDRTTPPTIIGQIGIYAAFLFVLFPRLRSTLKDYLKAFLMTMSSDPSLAILLFMILFSLLWSDTSDVSFKNSLVILEVTVIAIYIGKQYSWQELYPWWRVVNLCVLLWSLLKTNADEAGCWNGILGHKNQFSFFMAQTAVLWFLFAFYSPKNRRLAIVFGLLASLAVQKGCSGASRILVIILLGLWFYLSVIKKLPVQWAVISVILFLIISICLAIVVINNLEAIVVDGLKKDMTLTGRTEFWPQIVDKINERPLLGFGVAGFWQPWRGLENPAHSIIIVKSQFVPPHSHNGFLDLACDLGWGGLILFMFSFLNNLIKGVVYLTRTQLPEAGLPLFILTYTLMTNLTETGLFGTTSIWFWYIVMSVRLSRDISVKT
- a CDS encoding flippase, translated to MILDKLFAFIDQLSPGLRKVIANTTWLFADKILQLGLGLLVGLWVARYLQPERFGLLNYAMATAGLFAPIASLGLGSIVIRDLSRNSSNKEEILGTVFVLKNIGGLIALSLTIVTVIFLNPTEPYTQLLVGITALVTLFQPFETIDFWFQSQVQSKYTVLSTNAAYLIMSVVKVILINLRASLLAFSWIFSAEYALRAVGFVIVYEANGNQILRWQFNRKLALELLKQSWPMILSDFMIFIYMQIDQIMMKQLSSAEELGLYAAAVKVSGLWYFVPMAIVGSVFPSVVKAKDISETLYTERLQKLLYLMSLISYAVAIPVMLLAQPIVILLYGKNYLGAAPSLAVLIWAGLFVCLGIARSTWLITEGFLNLSAATTAVGAVVNIILNFILIPRYGGLGAGIATLIAQMSASYLAHALYPKTRKMFWMQTKAIFLVDIIKKIGQLSARR
- a CDS encoding glycosyltransferase family 4 protein, which translates into the protein MKVLLLSYSDREGGAARATYRLHQGLEHLGLSSQILVQNKSSDDPNVIAIKGKLAHKFEEISSTLYNLPLRLYSHRNSAIFSTQWLPDSLPAKVGEIAPDIINLHWTCNGFLQIESLPKFNKPIVWTLHDMWSFTGGCHYTEDCDRYTQSCGSCPQLHSSKDFDLSRWVWQRKAKAWKNLSLCLVSPSQWLAKCASESSLFKGYRIEVIPNGLDTQTFKPINRLQARTILNLPQDKQLILFGAMQGTGDRWKGFSLLQSAIKELSQSHNPEELELIVFGASKPTEQSELGFKVRYLGKLYDDSTLALAYSAADVMVVPSVYEAFGQTASESLACGTPVVAFNATGLKDIVDHQQNGYLAQPYKSEDLAQGITWVLENPERHQKLGANGRQKAEREFSEELQASRYLSIFKELLPSNSISDLSGNIISLL
- a CDS encoding glycosyltransferase family 4 protein — translated: MLRVVYDHQVFSWQKYGGISRYIYELATQLAQSENIEVRILAIAYVNEYLKNYKSNNKSNLIVGFPIPDTRRKKIYELVEKFNHELSVIWLKKYPYDILHKTYYSSENLVTDPRVKVVVTVHDMIHEKFSQFFNSKKIFNTQEDPTALVKKEAVQQADRIICVSENTKKDLIEILNVEPSKISVVYHGYSLNTYASDTVAPKIPHPYILYVGERGTYKNFKTLLQAYASSSQLRNNFQLICFGSRVFSSEEINNISELGLPKGKVIHVSGDDKFLASLYQNAALFVYPSLYEGFGMPLLEAMALKCPVACSNTSSMPEVVGEAAELFDPHQPDNIAEAMEKVLFATETTEKLIQLGTERIKLFSWENCAEQTKQVYLSLL
- a CDS encoding glycosyltransferase family 2 protein, encoding MEESANLENMNTTRISVLLTCFNRKQKTLACLEALFNQNLPADVSLTTYLVDDASTDGTAEVVSETYPQVKIFHGDGNLFWNGGMRFAFTEAMKDDPDYYLWLNDDTILYPEAVSTLLATSKELLERGETKAIVSGSTCDPQTGKTTYGGVVRDNFLLPFRYRVLEPAQEVQSCGTIHGNCVLIPRNVAQIVGNLDPAFVHYIADWDYGLRAKQKGCTVWIAKGHLATCSLNPQVTQTAASNLTEGLQKMSTPKGLAFKDATLQPASEWKVFTQRHGGLFWPIYWLLPYRRLVWLSVLAKLGLTNNKN